Proteins found in one Asterias amurensis chromosome 13, ASM3211899v1 genomic segment:
- the LOC139945911 gene encoding dnaJ homolog subfamily B member 4-like, which yields MGGKDYYKILGVARDAGDDDIKKAYRKMALKYHPDKNKSKGAEEKFKEISEAYEVLSDKEKRAIFDKYGEEGLKGGSGPAPGGGSGGNFKWTYHGDPNATFQSFFGGEDPFKIFMNFGGPGSSGGRGGQHIFSTSTGGDPMDVDDDFGFPGFGMPRMPGMQSAGKRQDPSVHHDLRVSLEDINRGCTKRMKISRQVLNPDGRSKKTEDKVLEINVKPGWKAGTKITFPKEGDQSPNRIPADIVFTLKDKPHQFFQRDGSNLHYKAKVSLKQALVGTTLRVPSINGGTMSVACNEIIKPNSTKRVSGEGLPLPKQPSRKGDMIVNFDIVFPDYLNKSTKEVISDCLP from the exons ATGGGAGGAAAGGACTACTATAAAATTCTTGGCGTCGCCCGTGACGCTGGTGATGACGACATCAAAAAAGCCTACCGTAAAATGGCCCTCAAATACCACCcggacaaaaacaaaagtaaaggtGCGGAAGAAAAATTTAAGGAAATCTCAGAGGCCTATGAAGTCTTGAGCGACAAAGAAAAGAGAGCTATCTTTGATAAGTACGGTGAGGAGGGTCTGAAGGGAGGGTCGGGCCCAGCACCGGGGGGTGGAAGTGGTGGCAACTTCAAGTGGACTTATCATGGCGATCCCAATGCAACATTTCAGAGTTTCTTTGGCGGCGAGGACCCGTTCAAGATCTTCATGAACTTTGGAGGGCCAGGAAGCAGTGGTGGACGAGGGGGTCAACATATATTCTCAACCTCCACTGGAGGTGACCCGATGGACGTTGACGATGATTTTGGATTCCCTGGGTTTGGAATGCCAAGGATGCCAGGTATGCAATCAGCCGGAAAGAGGCAGGACCCTTCTGTTCATCATGATCTCAGAGTTTCCCTCGAAGACATTAACAGAGGATGCACAAAGAGAATGAAGATCTCAAGACAAGTGTTGAATCCTGATGGACGCAGTAAAAAGACTGAAGACAAAGTACTAGAAATCAATGTCAAGCCGGGCTGGAAAGCTggaacaaaaataacatttccCAAAGAAGGCGACCAGTCACCGAACAGAATACCAGCGGATATTGTTTTCACATTGAAGGACAAACCACATCAGTTTTTTCAGAGAGATGGCAGTAATTTGCACTACAAAGCCAAGGTTTCACTGAAACAG GCCCTTGTAGGAACCACACTACGCGTTCCCTCTATTAACGGTGGCACAATGTCTGTAGCCTGTAATGAAATCATCAAGCCCAACTCAACAAAGAGGGTAAGTGGGGAAGGGCTCCCTCTACCCAAGCAACCCTCGCGCAAAGGAGACATGATCGTCAACTTTGATATCGTCTTCCCTGATTACCTTAACAAGTCGACAAAGGAAGTTATATCCGATTGCCTTCCGTAG
- the LOC139946299 gene encoding receptor-type tyrosine-protein phosphatase F-like, which produces MGEVMWHFVSCNVGWRTNMGISLAPSNVGTRQRRGTTDRAVVSGGPSRGGVKAETRQPASELQFSQASRDVIGPGHGTVSSSVQETYQMGVDLVCVSCLWTLTYIGVRQRTKREAIGLDITDPPLMAGGNKMGIIAAAGFAFLIYSKKKRSIMLQKNPRVAMNRPNSTGSSDKLCSPWFCELRSCVERAITSLSQATKPNAGQPVPLLCEAMDMPPIPGPNALTLTGSDGVEVTASETTVLASNRRVTTFIVTVVDLGKEFTCSLLDSDGTTVLDRQTITVNVYVLPFLQSPPTIVLDYLVSTELTITWLQWETDGLGDGPVLRYEVVYRNKTNVEGDTSYDYKLGLDSNQTTTARVTGLRTEQEYDFAVVVVREGEGGAGKPSNKTTITTICAGMPTSAPIVVSLTAIGPTELQLVWRLPPPSTWGCRNTPSSILINLKESSEDYFGFPVAIETADPPGIFNITNLLSCTTYDVQLYYITSAGFSPPSEVINGSTPRTAPPRARLFRLDNAQDGVGLFAQWSPPEGPAKRCDTGMYHVHYTLLRLEACDTDIVSPTTYVKVIGDGSTSTTLDDLVPYATYNVSVVSTNEVGMSDDPPRTRTTVAAFAAVLPPVQVTDVTARSFIIRWERIPCEDLHGDFTAYRYFVTNNKTGDLTLSYINDIDVTTARLMYRTPCSPYDIQMTLYNDQGEGDRSENVRVTTDAEVPPSVPNVVASSVDENPSELGLTWDEPQSGCPIEYYKVSYELVNKFMCETHDEGVHIVAGNATHLSYTIMDLFPFSTYFVYVEGFTEGAGFGMPGRTVQDTAEKAPTAAPDRLEVGQIFRRELSFSCGYPPCTAGGRSSRILGFTYNLTDLLNPGNPSTVIEGENSRQVFDGLVPNTRYSLQVKLRTNAGDGPYSEPIEATTLEDRPGPPSNVTISEIGETTMTVTWEVPIEPNGIITAYEVYYRAIEKPYNPFFTSPSSWAGSPLLGPSVLSNIFTQLEPGTKYQVLLTARTAVGTGEDASVEAFTKPKTDIPKPAPPTVDASTSTATTVAISLPNDEDDTYVTSYLIAVKKTSNKRAAVDIDGEVFGTYNENPNAYIAAEIVKGEKTNSFVVGDGVMYGGYLNAPLVTGTTYSIRTGSASKTDTASIVSWSEPLVAEVRRYGPKPPATIGPDITDPPPMAGDNKVGIIAAVVIVVILLVAVSGFAFLFFLKKKRDAQEPASTVDQTQMKEREVEI; this is translated from the exons ATGGGCGAAGTGATGTGGCATTTCGTGTCGTGCAATGTAGGATGGAGGACAAACATGGGCATATCTCTTGCTCCATCCAACGTCGGGACCC gtcAAAGACGGGGAACGACAGACCGGGCGGTTGTAAGCGGTGGACCGAGCCGGGGAGGAGTGAAGGCGGAGACCCGGCAGCCAGCATCGGAGCTCCAGTTCAGCCAAGCTTCAAGAGACGTGATTGGACCGGGGCACGGGACCGTTTC GAGCTCGGTGCAGGAGACTTACCAGATGGGAGTTGATCTTGTGTGTGTTTCTTGTCTTTGGACCTTGACGTACATTGGAGTTCGCCAAAGGACTAAG CGCGAAGCTATTGGACTTGACATTACTGACCCACCTCTGATGGCAGGTGGCAACAAGATGGGCATCATTGCAGCCGCTGGATTTGCGTTCCTGATCTATTCGAAAAAGAAACG TTCCATCATGCTGCAAAAAAATCCCCGGGTAGCGATGAATAGGCCTAATAGCACTGGCTCGTCGGATAAATTATGCAGCCCCTGGTTTTGCGAGCTTCGTTCATGCGTAGAGA GAGCAATCACTTCACTATCTCAGGCGACAAAACCAAATGCAGGACAACCAGTACCTCTTCTCTGTGAGGCAATGGATATGCCTCCAATTCCTGGTCCTAATGCTCTGACCTTAACAGGGTCAGATGGGGTAGAGGTCACGGCTTCGGAGACAACTGTCCTTGCCAGTAACAGGAGGGTGACAACATTTATTGTAACTGTTGTGGATCTTGGCAAAGAGTTTACCTGTTCTCTGCTAGACTCCGATGGGACAACAGTTCTTGATCGTCAGACCATCACTGTCAATGTCTATG tTCTGCCATTCTTGCAATCACCACCTACAATTGTCTTGGACTACCTCGTAAGCACTGAGCTGACCATCACTTGGCTACAATGGGAAACGGACGGTCTCGGCGATGGCCCGGTTTTACGCTATGAAGTCGTCTATCGTAACAAGACTAATGTAGAGGGTGATACTTCATATGACTACAagctcgggttggattcgaaccagaCGACAACGGCAAGAGTCACAGGGCTTCGCACTGAGCAGGAGTATGACTTTGCTGTGGTGGTCGTGCGAGAGGGGGAAGGAGGGGCAGGGAAGCCaagcaacaaaacaacaataacaacaatatgtGCAGGAA tgcCAACATCAGCACCTATAGTTGTCTCTTTGACTGCCATTGGCCCAACTGAACTGCAGCTAGTGTGGAGG TTGCCTCCTCCTTCAACCTGGGGCTGCCGAAACACACCCAGCAGTATTCTAATAAACCTTAAAGAATCCTCAGAGGATTATTTTGGATTCCCAGTCGCTATTGAGACGGCAGATCCTCCTGGTATCTTCAACATCACTAATCTCTTGTCGTGTACTACGTACGATGTTCAGTTGTATTACATTACGAGCGCTGGGTTCAGTCCTCCTAGTGAGGTGATAAATGGCTCCACACCCAGAACAG CACCACCAAGAGCAAGACTCTTCAGGCTTGACAATGCCCAAGATGGGGTCGGACTTTTCGCTCAATGGTCACCACCTGAAGGCCCAGCAAAACGCTGCGACACCGGCATGTACCACGTCCACTACACACTATTGAGACTCGAGGCATGTGATACAGATATAGTGTCGCCAACCACTTATGTCAAGGTTATCGGTGATGGCTCTACGAGTACTACACTTGATGACTTGGTTCCGTACGCAACCTACAATGTGTCAGTTGTTTCTACTAATGAAGTTGGAATGTCAGATGATCCACCCAGAACACGGACAACCGTCGCCGCAT TTGCAGCAGTCCTACCACCCGTACAAGTAACTGATGTGACAGCTAGATCATTTATCATCCGATGGGAACGCATTCCATGCGAAGATCTCCATGGTGACTTTACAGCCTACAGATACTTTGTGACTAACAATAAGACAGGAGACCTGACTTTAAGCTATATTAACGATATCGATGTCACAACGGCTAGGTTGATGTATCGAACCCCGTGTTCACCGTACGATATACAGATGACTCTGTATAATGATCAAGGGGAAGGAGATCGAAGCGAGAATGTCCGAGTTACTACTGATGCAGAGG TGCCCCCGTCTGTCCCGAATGTTGTCGCAAGCTCTGTTGACGAAAATCCTTCCGAACTCGGCCTAACTTGGGATGAGCCACAAAGTGGGTGCCCTATCGAATACTATAAAGTCAGCTATGAGCTTGTGAACAAGTTCATGTGTGAAACTCATGACGAAGGTGTCCACATCGTGGCTGGTAACGCTACCCACTTATCCTACACCATCATGGATCTCTTTCCATTTTCTACGTACTTTGTGTACGTGGAGGGTTTCACAGAAGGCGCAGGCTTCGGAATGCCTGGAAGGACTGTTCAGGACACTGCGGAGAAag CTCCAACAGCAGCACCGGATAGGTTGGAAGTTGGTCAAATCTTTCGGAGAGAACTTTCATTCTCTTGCGGCTACCCACCATGCACTGCTGGAGGAAGGTCTAGTCGCATTCTCGGTTTTACCTACAACTTGACTGACCTTTTGAATCCTGGTAACCCATCTACTGTGATAGAGGGTGAGAACTCTCGTCAAGTCTTCGACGGTCTGGTACCTAACACACGGTATTCTCTACAAGTGAAGCTACGAACCAACGCTGGTGATGGTCCATACAGCGAACCAATTGAAGCTACCACATTAGAAGATA gGCCAGGGCCACCATCAAATGTAACCATAAGTGAAATAGGAGAGACGACAATGACCGTCACGTGGGAAGTACCTATTGAACCCAATGGAATTATCACTGCCTACGAG GTTTATTATAGGGCTATAGAGAAACCTTACAACCCTTTCTTCACATCACCATCTTCTTGGGCGGGTTCCCCCTTGCTTGGACCCTCTGTACTCTCAAACATCTTTACCCAACTGGAACCCGGTACAAAGTATCAAGTCCTACTGACAGCTCGGACTGCGGTTGGAACAGGGGAGGACGCCTCAGTTGAAGCATTTACAAAACCCAAAACAG ATATTCCTAAACCAGCCCCACCTACTGTAGATGCATCAACCTCAACTGCAACCACTGTCGCTATCTCGTTGCCCAATGACGAGGATGACACCTATGTGAC ATCCTACCTCATAGCTGTGAAAAAGACATCCAATAAAAGAGCAGCAGTAGACATAGATGGTGAGGTATTCGGTACCTATAATGAGAACCCAAATGCCTACATAGCTGCTGAGATTGTCAAAGGAGAAAAGACAAATAGTTTTGTTGTCGGAGACGGTGTGATGTATGGAGGCTACCTCAACGCCCCACTTGTCACGGGGACGACGTACAGTATTAGAACTGGATCAGCAAGTAAAACAGATACG gcCTCAATTGTAAGTTGGAGTGAACCACTAGTAGCCGAAG tgcgaAGGTATGGCCCCAAACCACCAGCTACTATTGGACCTGACATAACTGACCCACCTCCGATGGCAGGTGACAATAAAGTGGGCATCATCGCAGCTGTAGTCATTGTAGTTATTCTACTCGTTGCTGTTTCTGGATTTGCATTtctgttctttttaaaaaagaaaag AGATGCACAAGAGCCAGCCAGCACAGTTGATCAAACCCAAATGAAAGAACGAGAAGTGGAAATTTAA